From Micromonospora nigra, one genomic window encodes:
- a CDS encoding AMP-dependent synthetase/ligase, with protein sequence MALDVPYRSIPDMFLKRVAATPDRHAFAHPAADDSGPVWLTWGQVAKRAKAVAAGLHGLGVEQEDRVAILANTRLDWVLADLGIMCAGGATTTVYPTTEPEDASYIIADSGSRVLFAENPAQAAKIAGATLPALTHVVLFDGAADPSAAVPQLTLAELEEQGNRRLAEQPNLIEELVAGIGPENLATLIYTSGTTGRPKGVELLHGGWCWEGVAQAESGLLRDDDVQYLWLPLSHSFGKTLLCGVIHTGLPTYVDGRVDKLVELLAVVKPTLLCGAPRIFEKVYNKAVTTARSAGGAKAKIFAWGVEVGRKKVGLEQAGKPLPAGLKLKYALAEKLVFSKLQARLGGRIRVLVSGAAPLSPEIAEFFAAANLPILEGYGLTENCAGAFVGRPGALRIGTVGTAMGDLQCRIDSDGEILLKGRPVMRGYHNLPEETAAAFTEDGFFRTGDIGELDADGYLKITDRKKDLVKTSGGKYIAPSHIEGLFKATCPYTSQAVVIGQARNFCTMLVTLDPDAIVGWAAGTPLEGRPYAEIVASPEAQAMVEEYVAQLNSKLNRWETIKKVTILPRDLTIEDGEITPSLKIKRRGVEGNFAAEIDKMYAGTVAEI encoded by the coding sequence ATGGCTCTCGATGTACCGTACCGCTCCATTCCTGACATGTTCCTCAAGCGCGTGGCGGCGACTCCCGACCGCCACGCTTTCGCCCACCCGGCCGCCGACGACTCCGGACCGGTCTGGCTGACCTGGGGGCAGGTCGCCAAGCGCGCCAAGGCCGTCGCCGCCGGGCTGCACGGCCTCGGCGTCGAACAGGAGGACCGGGTCGCGATCCTGGCGAACACCCGGCTCGACTGGGTGCTCGCCGACCTCGGGATCATGTGCGCCGGCGGCGCCACCACCACGGTCTACCCGACCACCGAGCCGGAGGACGCGAGCTACATCATCGCGGATTCCGGCTCGCGGGTGCTGTTCGCCGAGAACCCCGCCCAGGCCGCGAAGATCGCCGGGGCGACGCTGCCGGCGCTGACCCACGTCGTGCTCTTCGACGGCGCGGCCGACCCGTCCGCGGCCGTGCCCCAGCTCACCCTCGCCGAACTGGAGGAGCAGGGCAACCGGCGGCTGGCCGAGCAGCCGAACCTGATCGAGGAACTCGTCGCCGGCATCGGCCCGGAGAACCTGGCCACCCTGATCTACACCTCGGGCACCACCGGCCGCCCCAAGGGCGTCGAGCTGCTGCACGGCGGCTGGTGCTGGGAGGGCGTGGCGCAGGCGGAGAGCGGGCTGCTGCGCGACGACGACGTGCAGTACCTGTGGCTCCCCCTGTCCCACTCGTTCGGCAAGACCCTGCTCTGCGGTGTGATCCACACCGGGCTGCCGACGTACGTCGACGGGCGGGTCGACAAGCTGGTCGAGCTGCTCGCCGTGGTCAAGCCGACGCTGCTGTGCGGCGCACCCCGGATCTTCGAGAAGGTCTACAACAAGGCGGTGACCACCGCGCGGAGCGCGGGCGGCGCGAAGGCGAAGATCTTCGCCTGGGGTGTCGAGGTCGGCCGGAAGAAGGTCGGCCTGGAGCAGGCCGGCAAGCCGCTGCCCGCCGGGTTGAAGCTGAAGTACGCCCTGGCCGAGAAGCTGGTGTTCAGCAAGCTCCAGGCCCGTCTCGGCGGCCGGATCAGGGTGCTGGTGTCGGGGGCCGCCCCGCTCAGCCCCGAGATCGCCGAGTTCTTCGCCGCGGCCAACCTGCCGATCCTCGAGGGCTACGGCCTGACCGAGAACTGCGCCGGAGCCTTCGTCGGCCGACCGGGTGCCCTGCGCATCGGCACCGTCGGCACGGCGATGGGCGACCTCCAGTGCCGCATCGACAGCGACGGCGAGATCCTGCTCAAGGGCCGGCCGGTCATGCGCGGCTACCACAACCTGCCCGAGGAGACCGCCGCCGCGTTCACCGAGGACGGCTTCTTCCGCACCGGCGACATCGGCGAGCTCGACGCCGACGGCTACCTGAAGATCACCGACCGCAAGAAGGACCTGGTCAAGACCTCCGGTGGCAAGTACATCGCGCCCTCGCACATCGAGGGCCTGTTCAAGGCCACCTGCCCGTACACCTCCCAGGCGGTGGTCATCGGTCAGGCCCGCAACTTCTGCACCATGCTGGTGACCCTCGACCCGGACGCGATCGTCGGCTGGGCCGCGGGCACCCCGCTGGAGGGCCGCCCGTACGCGGAGATCGTCGCCTCGCCCGAGGCGCAGGCCATGGTCGAGGAGTACGTCGCGCAGCTCAACAGCAAGCTCAACCGCTGGGAGACCATCAAGAAGGTCACCATCCTGCCGCGCGACCTGACCATCGAGGACGGCGAGATCACCCCCTCGCTGAAGATCAAGCGCCGGGGTGTGGAGGGCAACTTCGCCGCCGAGATCGACAAGATGTACGCCGGGACGGTCGCCGAGATCTGA
- a CDS encoding PLP-dependent aminotransferase family protein has protein sequence MTSQVRGSQLARLLGQWHALPGRRRNPDYAALAGAVRGLLADGRLPLGVRLPAERELAEALRISRTTVTAAYRELRDSGHLASRRGAGSWTMLPGTHRVASTGLWTPHDDRDMIDLGVAALAAPPELLSAARAATEDLPRYLGGAGYHPTGIVELREAVAHGYTARGLPTSPDQIMVTNGTQHALDLVLRLTLVPGGNVLVESPSYPNALAALGARRARISTHGLAGREPGWDADLLLGSLRQTRPKLAYLIPDFQNPTGHLMPAELRERLVATAHATGIDLVVDESFVDLPLDGTPVPPPTASFDRHSRVVSIGGMSKPFWGGLRIGWVRASAPQVQRLAAARVGVDMASPVLDQLVAVHLLAAAPTIVAARRRQLAAQRDTLLDALAERLPDWRVTVPRGGVTLWAELDGPISSALARAAEEAGVRLAPGPRFGLDGTLERFLRLPFTLPATDLVEAVARIAAVRYDLDRAGLPPWREPAVIA, from the coding sequence ATGACGAGTCAGGTGCGGGGCAGTCAACTGGCCCGTCTGCTCGGGCAGTGGCACGCCCTCCCGGGCCGCCGGCGCAACCCCGACTACGCCGCGCTCGCCGGCGCCGTGCGCGGCCTGCTCGCCGATGGTCGGCTGCCGCTCGGCGTACGCCTGCCGGCCGAGCGGGAACTGGCCGAGGCGCTGCGGATCAGCCGGACCACGGTCACCGCCGCGTACCGGGAACTGCGCGACAGCGGCCACCTGGCCAGCCGGCGCGGCGCGGGCAGCTGGACCATGCTGCCCGGCACCCACCGCGTCGCCAGCACCGGCCTGTGGACCCCGCACGACGACCGCGACATGATCGACCTCGGGGTGGCCGCCCTGGCCGCCCCGCCGGAGCTGCTGTCCGCCGCCCGCGCCGCCACCGAGGACCTGCCCCGGTATCTGGGCGGGGCCGGCTACCACCCCACCGGGATCGTCGAGCTGCGCGAGGCGGTCGCCCACGGCTACACCGCACGGGGCCTGCCCACGTCGCCCGACCAGATCATGGTCACCAACGGCACGCAGCACGCCCTGGACCTGGTGCTGCGCCTCACGCTCGTGCCCGGCGGCAACGTCCTGGTGGAGTCCCCCAGCTACCCCAACGCCCTCGCCGCCCTCGGCGCCCGCCGCGCCCGGATCAGCACCCACGGCCTGGCCGGGCGGGAACCCGGCTGGGACGCCGACCTGCTGCTGGGCAGCCTGCGTCAGACCCGGCCGAAGCTGGCCTACCTGATCCCCGACTTCCAGAACCCGACCGGGCACCTGATGCCGGCGGAGCTGCGCGAACGGCTGGTGGCCACCGCGCACGCCACCGGCATCGACCTGGTCGTCGACGAGTCGTTCGTGGACCTGCCGCTGGACGGCACCCCCGTGCCACCCCCCACCGCCAGCTTCGACCGGCACTCGCGGGTGGTCAGCATCGGCGGCATGAGCAAGCCGTTCTGGGGTGGCCTGCGCATCGGCTGGGTCCGCGCCTCCGCACCCCAGGTGCAGCGCCTGGCCGCCGCCCGGGTCGGGGTGGACATGGCCAGCCCCGTGCTCGACCAGCTCGTCGCCGTCCACCTGCTCGCCGCCGCGCCGACCATCGTGGCCGCCCGCCGCCGGCAGCTCGCCGCCCAACGCGACACGCTGCTCGACGCGCTGGCGGAGCGGCTGCCCGACTGGCGGGTCACCGTGCCGCGCGGCGGGGTGACCCTCTGGGCGGAACTCGACGGACCCATCTCCAGCGCGCTCGCCCGCGCCGCGGAGGAGGCCGGCGTACGGCTGGCACCCGGCCCCCGCTTCGGCCTGGACGGGACGCTGGAGCGCTTCCTGCGCCTGCCGTTCACGTTGCCCGCCACCGACCTGGTCGAGGCGGTCGCGCGGATCGCCGCCGTGCGCTACGACCTGGACCGGGCGGGGCTGCCCCCGTGGCGGGAGCCCGCCGTCATCGCCTGA
- a CDS encoding YczE/YyaS/YitT family protein produces MAEIGNVRHRPARRLTQLFAGLVLYGASMAMMIRSGLGLNPWDVFHQGLSRLTGLSFGTVTIAVGVVVLLAWIPLRQRPGIGTVSNVLVIGLVVDASLALLPSGGPLPARIALLVVGIVGNGAATGLYLGARLGPGPRDGLMTGFVARRPGRSIRVVRTAIEVGVLAAGWLLGGTVGLGTVAYALAIGPLAQLFVPMFDVAGPPRPLAGGAAGVGGAARPTAGAGPTPTAVPDEPVDAPRTAPSSSRP; encoded by the coding sequence ATGGCAGAAATTGGCAACGTCCGACACCGTCCGGCGCGACGACTGACCCAGCTCTTCGCCGGACTGGTGCTCTACGGGGCCAGCATGGCGATGATGATCCGCTCCGGGCTCGGCCTGAACCCGTGGGACGTCTTCCACCAGGGGTTGTCCCGGCTGACCGGGCTGTCGTTCGGCACCGTGACCATCGCCGTCGGCGTGGTGGTGCTCCTGGCGTGGATCCCCCTGCGCCAGCGGCCGGGGATCGGCACGGTGAGCAACGTGCTGGTGATCGGCCTGGTGGTGGACGCGAGCCTGGCCCTGCTGCCGTCCGGCGGTCCGCTGCCGGCGCGGATCGCTCTGCTCGTGGTCGGCATCGTGGGCAACGGCGCGGCCACCGGCCTCTACCTCGGCGCGCGGCTCGGGCCCGGCCCCCGCGACGGGCTGATGACCGGCTTCGTCGCCCGGCGCCCCGGCCGGTCGATCCGGGTGGTCCGCACCGCCATCGAGGTCGGCGTGCTGGCCGCGGGATGGCTGCTCGGCGGCACGGTGGGTCTCGGCACGGTCGCCTACGCCCTGGCCATCGGCCCGCTCGCCCAACTGTTCGTGCCGATGTTCGACGTGGCCGGACCACCCCGACCGCTGGCTGGCGGCGCGGCGGGGGTGGGCGGGGCAGCCAGGCCGACGGCCGGTGCCGGGCCGACCCCGACCGCCGTGCCGGACGAACCCGTCGACGCGCCCCGAACCGCCCCGTCGTCGTCCCGACCATGA
- the hisF gene encoding imidazole glycerol phosphate synthase subunit HisF yields the protein MTVAVRVIPCLDVDAGRVVKGVNFLDLRDAGDPVELAAAYDRAGADELTFLDVTASSSDRGTMLDVVRRTAESVFIPLTVGGGVRQVADVDTLLRAGADKVGVNTAAIARPELIAEIADRFGRQVLVLSLDVRRAPAGTTPSGFEVTTHGGRRGTGIDAVGWARRGAELGAGEILLNSMDADGTKAGFDLALIAAVRAVVDVPVVASGGAGEVAHFPPAIGAGADAVLAASVFHFGELTVGEVKAALRGAGHPVR from the coding sequence ATGACCGTGGCGGTACGGGTGATCCCCTGTCTCGACGTGGACGCCGGGCGGGTGGTCAAGGGCGTCAACTTCCTCGACCTGCGCGACGCGGGCGACCCGGTGGAGCTGGCCGCCGCCTACGACCGCGCCGGGGCCGACGAGCTGACCTTCCTGGACGTGACGGCCTCCTCCAGCGACCGGGGCACCATGCTCGACGTGGTCCGGCGTACCGCCGAGTCGGTGTTCATTCCGCTGACCGTCGGCGGCGGTGTCCGGCAGGTCGCCGATGTCGACACCCTGCTGCGCGCCGGTGCCGACAAGGTGGGGGTGAACACCGCCGCCATCGCCCGTCCCGAGTTGATCGCCGAGATCGCCGACCGGTTCGGCCGGCAGGTGCTCGTGCTCTCCCTCGACGTGCGACGGGCGCCCGCCGGCACGACGCCCAGCGGCTTCGAGGTCACCACCCACGGCGGGCGGCGCGGCACCGGCATCGACGCGGTCGGCTGGGCGCGGCGCGGCGCGGAACTCGGCGCGGGTGAGATCCTGCTCAACTCGATGGACGCCGACGGCACCAAGGCCGGGTTCGACCTGGCGCTGATCGCCGCGGTGCGCGCGGTGGTCGACGTGCCGGTGGTGGCCAGCGGCGGGGCCGGTGAGGTGGCACACTTCCCGCCCGCGATCGGCGCGGGCGCGGACGCCGTGCTCGCCGCGAGTGTCTTCCACTTCGGCGAGCTGACCGTCGGCGAGGTCAAGGCCGCGTTGCGCGGCGCGGGGCACCCCGTCCGCTAG
- a CDS encoding NADP-dependent oxidoreductase: MSSNREIHLASRPQGWPTEDNFRLVETEVPSPGPGQIVVRNQYISVDPYMRGRMNDVKSYVPPFALDAPLDGGAVGEVVAGEAEGVRPGDTVLHGLGWREYALLDARAARVVDPSLAPVAAYLGVLGMTGLTAYAGLLDVAAMKPGETVFVSGAAGAVGSMVGQIARLRGAGRVVGSAGSAAKVQRLRALGFDAAFDYHDGPVRDLLKEAAPDGVDVYFDNVGGEHLEAAISSLRLHGRAAICGMIAQYNDTEPAAAPHNLAMLIGKRLTLRGFLVSDFGHLREQFEQEVSGWLRDGTLSYDETVVDGIENAPSAFLGLLRGENLGKMLVRV; the protein is encoded by the coding sequence GTGAGCAGCAACCGTGAGATCCACCTGGCCTCCCGCCCGCAGGGCTGGCCCACCGAGGACAACTTCCGCCTCGTCGAGACGGAGGTCCCCAGCCCCGGTCCGGGGCAGATCGTGGTCCGTAACCAGTACATCTCGGTCGACCCGTACATGCGCGGACGGATGAACGACGTCAAGTCCTACGTGCCGCCGTTCGCCCTCGACGCCCCGCTCGACGGGGGCGCGGTCGGCGAGGTGGTGGCCGGCGAGGCCGAGGGCGTCCGGCCCGGCGACACCGTGCTGCACGGGCTCGGCTGGCGGGAGTACGCGCTGCTCGACGCGCGTGCCGCCCGGGTCGTCGACCCGAGCCTCGCCCCGGTGGCCGCGTACCTCGGCGTGCTCGGCATGACCGGGCTGACCGCGTACGCGGGGCTGCTCGACGTGGCCGCGATGAAGCCGGGGGAGACCGTGTTCGTCTCGGGCGCGGCCGGCGCGGTGGGCAGCATGGTCGGCCAGATCGCCCGGCTCAGGGGCGCGGGCCGGGTGGTCGGCAGCGCCGGGTCCGCGGCCAAGGTGCAGCGGCTGCGGGCTCTCGGCTTCGACGCCGCGTTCGACTACCACGACGGCCCGGTTCGCGACCTGCTGAAGGAGGCCGCCCCCGACGGCGTGGACGTGTACTTCGACAACGTCGGCGGCGAGCACCTGGAGGCGGCGATCTCGTCGCTGCGGCTGCACGGCCGGGCCGCCATCTGCGGCATGATCGCGCAGTACAACGACACCGAGCCGGCCGCCGCCCCGCACAACCTGGCGATGCTCATCGGCAAGCGGCTCACCCTGCGCGGCTTCCTCGTCAGCGATTTCGGGCACCTGCGGGAGCAGTTCGAGCAGGAGGTCTCCGGCTGGCTGCGCGACGGCACGCTGTCCTACGACGAGACGGTCGTCGACGGCATCGAGAACGCCCCGTCGGCCTTCCTCGGCCTGCTGCGCGGCGAGAACCTGGGCAAGATGCTCGTCCGGGTGTGA
- a CDS encoding organic hydroperoxide resistance protein, whose protein sequence is MQVLYTAHATATGDGRDGHVRTSDDTVALDLAVPKEMGGAGNAANPEQLFAAGYAACFHSALRLVARTARADVTGSVVEAEVGIGPDDDGGFGLAVALVVDLPAVPREAAEQLVERAHQVCPYSNATRGNVEVALRVRETLAA, encoded by the coding sequence ATGCAGGTGCTCTACACCGCCCACGCCACGGCCACCGGCGACGGCCGCGACGGCCACGTCCGCACCTCGGACGACACCGTCGCACTCGACCTCGCGGTGCCGAAGGAGATGGGCGGCGCCGGCAACGCCGCCAACCCGGAGCAGCTGTTCGCCGCCGGCTACGCGGCCTGCTTCCACTCGGCCCTGCGCCTGGTGGCCCGCACGGCCAGGGCCGACGTCACGGGATCGGTCGTCGAGGCGGAGGTCGGCATCGGCCCCGACGACGACGGTGGTTTCGGGCTGGCCGTGGCCCTCGTCGTCGACCTGCCCGCCGTCCCGCGGGAGGCCGCCGAGCAGCTGGTCGAGCGGGCCCACCAGGTCTGCCCCTACTCCAACGCCACCCGGGGCAACGTCGAGGTCGCGCTCCGCGTCCGCGAGACCCTGGCGGCGTGA
- a CDS encoding MarR family winged helix-turn-helix transcriptional regulator, whose amino-acid sequence MTDDLELRRQVCFALYAASRALTDVYRPILDGFGLTYPQYLVLLVLWEHDTGPGRDGHDDGPTVSELGARLRLDSGTLSPLLKRLEGAGLVVRRRSATDERRVAVGLTPQGWALRERMADVPLRVARATGLSAADLVELRDTLTRVTDRIHRQQKEQ is encoded by the coding sequence GTGACCGACGATCTGGAGCTGCGACGGCAGGTGTGCTTCGCGCTCTACGCCGCCTCCCGGGCGCTGACCGACGTCTACCGGCCGATCCTCGACGGGTTCGGGCTCACCTACCCGCAGTACCTGGTGCTGCTGGTGCTCTGGGAGCACGACACCGGTCCCGGCCGCGACGGGCACGACGACGGGCCCACGGTCTCCGAACTCGGCGCGCGGCTGCGCCTGGACTCCGGAACCCTCTCCCCGCTGCTGAAGCGGCTGGAGGGGGCGGGCCTGGTCGTCCGGCGGCGCTCCGCGACCGACGAGCGGCGGGTGGCGGTGGGCCTGACCCCGCAGGGGTGGGCGCTGCGCGAGCGGATGGCGGACGTGCCGCTGCGGGTGGCCCGGGCGACCGGGCTGTCCGCCGCGGATCTCGTCGAGCTGCGCGACACCCTCACCCGGGTCACCGACCGGATCCACCGACAGCAGAAGGAGCAGTGA
- the priA gene encoding bifunctional 1-(5-phosphoribosyl)-5-((5-phosphoribosylamino)methylideneamino)imidazole-4-carboxamide isomerase/phosphoribosylanthranilate isomerase PriA — protein sequence MSLTLLPAVDVVDGQAVRLVQGAAGSETGYGDPLEAALAWQRDGAEWIHLVDLDAAFGRGSNAALLADLVRRLDVRVELSGGIRDDASLRAALATGAARVNIGTAALEDPDWCDRVCGEYGDRVAIGLDVRGSTLAARGWTRDGGDLYEVLARLDKAGASRYVVTDITKDGTMKGPNLDLLREVCARTTAPVIASGGVSTLDDLRALATLEPVGVEGVIAGKALYAGAFTVAEALAVLARA from the coding sequence GTGAGCCTCACCCTGTTGCCCGCCGTGGACGTCGTCGACGGCCAGGCCGTCCGGCTCGTGCAGGGCGCTGCCGGTAGCGAGACCGGGTACGGCGATCCCCTGGAGGCCGCGCTGGCCTGGCAGCGCGACGGGGCGGAGTGGATCCACCTGGTGGACCTGGACGCCGCCTTCGGCCGGGGGTCGAACGCGGCGCTGCTCGCCGACCTGGTGCGCCGCCTCGACGTGCGGGTGGAGCTGTCGGGCGGCATCCGCGACGACGCCTCGCTGCGCGCCGCGCTGGCCACCGGCGCGGCCCGGGTGAACATCGGCACGGCGGCGCTGGAGGACCCCGACTGGTGCGACCGGGTCTGCGGCGAGTACGGCGACCGGGTCGCGATCGGGCTGGACGTGCGCGGGTCGACCCTCGCCGCGCGGGGCTGGACCCGCGACGGCGGTGACCTGTACGAGGTGTTGGCGCGGCTGGACAAGGCGGGCGCGTCGCGGTATGTGGTGACCGACATCACCAAGGACGGCACGATGAAGGGTCCGAACCTGGATCTGCTGCGCGAGGTGTGTGCGCGCACCACGGCCCCGGTGATCGCGTCCGGCGGTGTCTCGACCCTGGACGACCTGCGGGCCCTGGCCACTCTGGAGCCGGTGGGTGTGGAGGGCGTGATCGCCGGTAAGGCGCTGTACGCGGGCGCGTTCACCGTTGCGGAGGCCCTGGCGGTGCTCGCTCGGGCCTGA
- the hisH gene encoding imidazole glycerol phosphate synthase subunit HisH, translating to MNRVVVLDYGSGNLRSAERALAAAGADVTVTDDLSAAAEADGLVVPGVGAFAACMAGIEALGAGPVIAERVAAGRPVLGICVGMQVLFEHGDEHGVVTKGLGLLPGAVTRLPATRLPHMGWNTVQVPVGSVLFAGLPADSRFYFVHSYAVSDVAALTAAGATVTTAHHEAAFVAGVERGSLSAAQFHPEKSADTGAVLLRNWLATLPTGG from the coding sequence GTGAACAGGGTGGTGGTGCTCGACTACGGGTCGGGCAACCTGCGGTCGGCCGAGCGGGCCCTCGCGGCGGCCGGTGCGGACGTGACGGTGACCGACGACCTGTCCGCCGCCGCCGAGGCGGACGGCCTGGTGGTGCCCGGGGTGGGGGCCTTCGCCGCCTGCATGGCCGGCATCGAGGCCCTCGGCGCGGGCCCGGTGATCGCCGAGCGGGTGGCGGCGGGCCGGCCGGTGCTCGGCATCTGCGTGGGCATGCAGGTGCTGTTCGAGCACGGCGACGAGCACGGCGTGGTCACCAAGGGGCTCGGGTTGCTGCCCGGGGCCGTGACGCGGCTGCCCGCCACCCGGCTGCCGCACATGGGCTGGAACACGGTGCAGGTGCCCGTGGGGTCGGTGCTGTTCGCCGGCCTGCCGGCGGACAGCCGGTTCTACTTCGTCCACTCGTACGCGGTGTCGGACGTCGCGGCCCTGACCGCTGCGGGGGCCACGGTGACCACCGCCCATCACGAGGCCGCGTTCGTGGCCGGGGTGGAGCGCGGGTCGCTGTCGGCGGCCCAGTTCCACCCGGAGAAGTCCGCCGACACCGGTGCCGTGTTGCTGCGCAACTGGCTGGCCACGCTGCCCACCGGTGGCTGA
- the hisB gene encoding imidazoleglycerol-phosphate dehydratase HisB, whose translation MSRTARVERVTKETEVLVEVDLDGTGRAEISTGVGFYDHMLHQIARHGGFDVTVRTVGDLEIDAHHTMEDTALALGAAFDQALGDKAGIRRYGSATIPMDEVLVRAAVDLSGRPYVVHDEPVLAPYIGPVYATSMTRHIFESFGQAARMTLHVDVLRAARPGGHPDAHHVVEAQFKAVARALREATAVDPRAAGAIPSTKGAL comes from the coding sequence ATGAGTCGCACCGCCCGGGTCGAGCGGGTCACCAAGGAGACCGAGGTCCTGGTCGAGGTCGACCTCGACGGCACCGGCCGGGCCGAGATCAGCACCGGGGTCGGCTTCTACGACCACATGCTGCACCAGATCGCCCGGCACGGCGGCTTCGACGTGACCGTCCGCACCGTCGGTGACCTGGAGATCGACGCCCACCACACGATGGAGGACACGGCGCTGGCCCTGGGGGCCGCGTTCGACCAGGCGCTGGGCGACAAGGCCGGCATCCGGCGGTACGGCTCGGCCACGATCCCGATGGACGAGGTCCTCGTCCGGGCGGCGGTCGACCTGTCCGGCCGGCCGTACGTGGTGCACGACGAGCCGGTGCTCGCCCCGTACATCGGGCCGGTCTACGCGACCAGCATGACCCGGCACATCTTCGAGTCATTCGGCCAGGCGGCCCGGATGACCCTGCACGTCGACGTGCTGCGGGCGGCCCGTCCCGGCGGCCACCCGGATGCGCACCACGTGGTGGAGGCCCAGTTCAAGGCGGTCGCCCGGGCGCTGCGCGAGGCGACCGCGGTCGACCCGCGCGCGGCGGGCGCGATCCCCAGCACCAAGGGGGCGCTGTGA
- a CDS encoding histidinol-phosphate transaminase, whose translation MTSLDDLPIRDDLRGLTPYGAPQLDVAVRLNTNENSYPVPEPVVEAIGKALAAELRDLNRYPDRDAVALRADLAGYLGHDLTVEHVWAANGSNEIQQQLLQAFGGPGRTALGFVPAYSMHPLLAMGTGTRWVPARRGADFGLTADEAVAQVREHAPDVVFLCSPNNPTGTALDPAVVAAVLDVAPGMVVVDEAYAEFARPGTVSALAVLPGHPRLVVTRTMSKAFGFAGGRLGYLAADPAVVAAVQLVRLPYHLSALTQAAARAALAHRDALLGTVAEIMRQRDRIVTVLRSRGRRVADSDANFVLYEVGGDQAAAWRTLLEAGVLVRDVGLPGWLRVTAGTPAETDAFLTAMETL comes from the coding sequence ATGACCAGCCTCGACGACCTGCCGATCCGCGACGACCTGCGCGGGCTCACCCCGTACGGGGCGCCGCAGCTGGACGTGGCGGTGCGGCTGAACACCAACGAGAACTCCTATCCGGTGCCCGAGCCGGTGGTCGAGGCGATCGGCAAGGCCCTCGCCGCCGAGCTGCGGGACCTGAACCGTTACCCGGACCGCGACGCCGTGGCGCTGCGCGCCGACCTGGCCGGCTACCTGGGACACGACCTCACCGTCGAGCACGTGTGGGCGGCCAACGGCTCCAACGAGATCCAGCAGCAGCTCCTCCAGGCGTTCGGCGGGCCGGGGCGCACGGCGCTGGGTTTCGTGCCCGCGTACTCGATGCATCCGCTGCTGGCGATGGGCACCGGCACCCGTTGGGTGCCCGCCCGGCGTGGTGCCGACTTCGGGCTGACCGCCGACGAGGCGGTCGCCCAGGTGCGTGAGCACGCCCCGGACGTGGTGTTCCTGTGTTCGCCGAACAATCCCACCGGCACCGCGCTCGACCCGGCGGTCGTCGCCGCCGTGCTCGACGTCGCGCCCGGCATGGTGGTGGTCGACGAGGCGTACGCCGAGTTCGCCCGACCCGGCACGGTCAGCGCCCTGGCGGTGCTGCCCGGTCACCCGCGGCTCGTGGTCACCCGCACCATGAGCAAGGCGTTCGGGTTCGCCGGGGGGCGGCTGGGCTACCTCGCCGCCGACCCGGCGGTGGTGGCGGCGGTGCAGCTGGTACGTCTGCCGTACCACCTGTCGGCGCTCACCCAGGCCGCCGCCCGGGCGGCGCTCGCCCACCGTGACGCCCTGCTCGGCACCGTGGCCGAGATCATGCGCCAGCGCGACCGGATCGTGACCGTGCTGCGGTCGCGCGGCCGGCGCGTCGCGGACAGCGACGCCAACTTCGTGCTCTACGAGGTCGGCGGCGACCAGGCCGCCGCCTGGCGCACCCTGTTGGAGGCGGGTGTGCTGGTGCGGGACGTCGGGCTGCCGGGCTGGTTGCGGGTCACCGCCGGCACCCCCGCCGAGACCGACGCCTTCCTGACCGCGATGGAGACGCTCTAG